The following coding sequences lie in one Peptococcaceae bacterium genomic window:
- the rplQ gene encoding 50S ribosomal protein L17 — protein sequence MAYRKLGRNTGQRRALLRNITTSLLKHGRIETTEPKAKELASIVEKMITLGKQGDLSSRRQAASYLLDEKVVKDLFDNISKKYADRQGGYTRIIKAGSRRGDAASLVIVELV from the coding sequence ATGGCCTACAGAAAACTTGGACGCAATACAGGGCAGCGCCGGGCCCTGCTTAGAAATATCACCACCTCGCTTCTCAAACACGGCCGTATTGAAACAACCGAGCCGAAAGCCAAAGAGCTGGCAAGCATAGTCGAAAAAATGATCACCCTGGGAAAACAGGGCGACCTGAGCTCCCGCCGCCAGGCAGCCTCGTATCTCCTGGATGAAAAGGTGGTCAAGGACCTGTTTGACAATATCAGCAAAAAATACGCCGACCGCCAGGGCGGTTACACCAGGATCATCAAGGCCGGCAGCCGCCGCGGCGACGCCGCCTCCCTGGTTATTGTGGAGCTGGTTTAA